In one window of Dehalococcoidales bacterium DNA:
- a CDS encoding alpha/beta fold hydrolase: protein MDMFEQKSEEQKKKEAPLAARMRPSSLHVFVGQEHLVGKGHVLRTAIESGRIPSIILWGPPGSGKTTLASIIANSTDSHFSSVSAVSAGVADLRRIIEEARERRKLYQRKTILFIDEIHRFNKAQQDTVLPYVEDGTVTLIGATTENPSFEVIAPLLSRCQLLTLNPLSEDEIRIIILRALKDRLNGLGHIDIELEDEAMLHLVMMSDHDARIALNALELAVMTTPPDADGRRHITLPVVEDAVQQRALVYDKSGEQHYDIISALHKSMRGSDPDASLYWLGRMLEGGEGPLYIARRLVRFASEDVGMADPQALVVAMAAQQAVHFIGMPEGSLALAEAVVYLATAPKSNSLYRAYGAVQAQIQQGPNDPVPLHLRNAVTSLMREVGYGKGYKYAHDHPEHFVKQQNLPDSLQGKRFYTPGDQGYEQEVAARLKEWWAEVKEQEQEGERGEKVKSIHVEFPCGEITLEGEWHLPERESLSGRQALSPAVVVCHPHSLYGGNMYNNVVVTICEALSQQGIAALRFNFRGVGNSGGQFGGGVNEREDVRAALEFLSSAADVDQERIGLAGYSFGGGVALPVALEEERVACLVLVSPALTDSGWVELEKLTRPKLIIVGGIDSVIQMDHFQQYLKAARHPTEYHVVPGADHFWSAHEDEMVGEVIAFFTARFTADVPEEN, encoded by the coding sequence ATGGACATGTTCGAGCAGAAGTCTGAGGAGCAGAAGAAGAAGGAGGCACCCCTCGCCGCCCGGATGAGGCCGTCCAGTCTCCACGTATTTGTCGGGCAGGAGCACCTGGTAGGCAAGGGGCACGTGCTCAGAACCGCTATCGAGTCCGGCCGGATTCCCTCCATCATTCTCTGGGGTCCGCCCGGCAGTGGCAAGACCACCCTGGCCAGTATCATTGCCAACTCCACCGATTCCCATTTCAGCTCGGTGAGTGCTGTCAGTGCCGGTGTTGCCGACCTGCGCCGCATCATTGAAGAGGCCAGGGAGCGCCGCAAGCTCTACCAGCGAAAGACCATCCTGTTCATCGATGAGATTCATCGTTTCAATAAGGCGCAGCAGGATACCGTGCTGCCCTACGTGGAGGATGGTACCGTCACCCTGATAGGCGCTACCACTGAGAACCCCTCATTCGAGGTCATTGCGCCACTGCTATCGCGGTGCCAGTTGCTGACGCTCAACCCTCTCAGCGAAGACGAAATCCGTATTATTATCCTTAGGGCATTGAAGGACCGGCTAAATGGGCTAGGCCATATAGACATCGAGCTTGAAGACGAGGCCATGCTCCACCTGGTGATGATGTCGGACCACGACGCCCGAATTGCTCTCAATGCCCTGGAACTGGCCGTTATGACGACACCTCCGGATGCTGACGGGAGGCGTCATATTACTCTGCCGGTGGTTGAGGATGCCGTGCAGCAGAGGGCACTGGTCTACGACAAGTCCGGCGAACAGCACTACGATATTATTTCGGCGCTGCATAAGTCGATGCGTGGTTCCGACCCGGATGCTTCTCTCTACTGGCTGGGCAGGATGCTTGAAGGAGGAGAGGGACCGCTATACATTGCCCGTCGTCTGGTACGGTTTGCCTCGGAGGATGTTGGCATGGCAGACCCGCAGGCGCTGGTGGTCGCCATGGCCGCCCAGCAGGCAGTGCACTTCATCGGTATGCCGGAAGGTAGTCTTGCCCTTGCTGAGGCGGTAGTCTACCTGGCTACTGCCCCCAAGAGCAACTCTCTCTATCGGGCTTACGGTGCCGTACAGGCGCAGATTCAGCAGGGACCCAACGACCCTGTGCCGCTTCACCTGCGGAACGCGGTGACGTCGCTGATGAGGGAGGTCGGCTACGGTAAGGGATACAAGTATGCCCATGACCACCCGGAGCACTTCGTTAAACAACAGAATCTGCCGGACTCGCTTCAGGGAAAGCGCTTCTACACCCCTGGTGACCAGGGCTATGAGCAAGAGGTGGCTGCCCGACTCAAGGAGTGGTGGGCTGAGGTGAAAGAGCAGGAGCAGGAAGGCGAAAGGGGTGAGAAAGTGAAGTCCATCCATGTGGAGTTTCCCTGTGGAGAAATCACTCTTGAAGGCGAATGGCACTTGCCTGAAAGGGAGAGCCTGTCCGGACGACAGGCCCTGTCCCCTGCGGTAGTGGTCTGCCATCCACACTCGCTCTATGGTGGTAACATGTACAATAACGTGGTCGTTACCATCTGTGAAGCATTGAGCCAGCAGGGGATAGCCGCCCTCCGTTTCAACTTCCGTGGAGTGGGTAACAGTGGCGGTCAGTTCGGTGGTGGAGTCAATGAGAGGGAAGATGTCCGGGCAGCCCTGGAGTTTCTCTCCAGCGCAGCCGATGTGGACCAGGAGAGAATCGGGCTGGCCGGGTACTCCTTCGGTGGTGGTGTTGCTCTACCGGTTGCACTTGAGGAGGAGCGTGTCGCCTGTCTTGTCCTGGTGTCACCGGCACTGACTGACAGCGGGTGGGTAGAACTGGAGAAACTCACCAGGCCAAAGCTGATTATCGTGGGTGGTATCGACTCGGTAATCCAGATGGACCATTTCCAGCAGTATCTCAAGGCGGCTCGTCACCCCACCGAGTACCATGTCGTACCGGGGGCAGACCATTTCTGGAGCGCACATGAAGACGAGATGGTCGGAGAAGTGATCGCCTTCTTTACTGCTAGATTCACCGCAGACGTTCCAGAGGAGAACTGA
- a CDS encoding DUF2779 domain-containing protein encodes MRNVSKNVFLNALTCPVLGWMLRTGEAPKPRLTLGDRFRFAQGREIGRRARTLYPDGLMVADVNLSSAARKTTDALHSSVPAIFEGAFLADGFVTRADVLEQEAEGWHLIEVKSGTNDRMEYIDDMAHTYMVADFCGLKIGGVSLFLVSRDFRLGMADDALFTRIDHTDEVLARVEELETIRREIEEITRAEEKPEPQLIMECRHCDLFRICVGRGIKNHIFDLPRLSQTRFGELVAHGIVRIEDIPNWFDLTENQTHVKDCVQRGESYVGEELRTELETIEWPAYYLDFETMMTAIPLYPDIAPYTQIPTQYSVHVCSDVGRVIEHREYLADPAGDCRRELAERLLRDLGEQGSIIAYSSFENAVINGLAQLFPDLSDALGALRERIVDLEAIIRRNYYHPDFHGSTSIKATLPALVSGMSYKGMEIGEGDSASAAFAYLAMGTYWKPDEVDTVKQNLLKYCKQDTLAMVKLHEKLTDVVKPL; translated from the coding sequence ATGAGAAACGTATCAAAGAATGTGTTCCTGAATGCGCTGACATGTCCCGTGCTGGGATGGATGCTGCGTACCGGAGAAGCGCCGAAGCCGCGCCTGACCCTGGGAGACAGGTTCCGGTTTGCGCAGGGCCGGGAGATAGGCCGGAGGGCCAGGACGCTCTATCCGGACGGCCTGATGGTAGCGGATGTAAACCTGTCTTCTGCTGCCAGGAAGACTACCGACGCTCTCCACTCGTCGGTTCCAGCCATTTTTGAGGGTGCCTTCCTGGCGGACGGCTTTGTCACCAGGGCAGATGTACTGGAACAGGAAGCCGAAGGCTGGCACCTGATAGAGGTGAAGTCCGGCACAAATGACAGGATGGAATATATTGACGACATGGCCCATACCTACATGGTGGCGGATTTCTGTGGGCTGAAAATAGGCGGGGTCTCCTTGTTTCTGGTGTCCCGCGATTTCCGCCTGGGAATGGCGGATGATGCGCTCTTCACGCGAATAGACCACACTGACGAAGTCCTTGCACGCGTCGAGGAGCTTGAAACCATCCGGCGGGAAATCGAGGAGATAACCAGGGCAGAGGAGAAACCGGAACCGCAACTCATCATGGAATGTCGTCACTGTGACCTCTTCCGTATCTGTGTGGGTAGAGGGATAAAGAACCATATCTTCGACCTTCCGAGGCTGAGTCAGACCAGGTTTGGCGAACTGGTGGCGCATGGTATTGTACGTATCGAGGACATCCCCAACTGGTTTGACCTGACGGAGAACCAGACCCACGTAAAGGACTGCGTTCAACGTGGTGAGTCGTACGTTGGTGAAGAGTTAAGAACGGAGTTGGAGACCATCGAGTGGCCGGCGTACTACCTGGATTTTGAAACGATGATGACGGCGATACCACTGTATCCCGATATTGCTCCGTATACTCAGATCCCAACACAATACTCTGTACACGTGTGTTCTGATGTCGGCAGGGTTATTGAGCACCGTGAGTACCTGGCGGACCCTGCCGGAGACTGCCGCCGGGAGCTTGCTGAGCGTCTGCTCCGAGACCTGGGGGAGCAGGGCAGCATCATCGCCTATTCCAGCTTTGAGAATGCGGTCATTAACGGCCTGGCGCAGTTGTTCCCTGACCTGTCGGATGCACTGGGTGCCCTGCGAGAGCGCATCGTGGACCTGGAAGCCATAATCAGGCGGAACTACTATCACCCCGACTTTCACGGCAGCACCTCGATAAAGGCCACCTTGCCGGCACTTGTTTCGGGAATGTCGTATAAGGGTATGGAAATCGGTGAGGGCGATTCCGCATCGGCAGCTTTTGCCTACCTGGCTATGGGCACCTACTGGAAGCCGGATGAGGTTGATACGGTCAAGCAGAATCTGCTTAAATACTGCAAACAGGACACCCTCGCCATGGTGAAGCTCCACGAGAAGCTGACGGACGTGGTGAAGCCCCTATAA